From the Saccharobesus litoralis genome, one window contains:
- a CDS encoding right-handed parallel beta-helix repeat-containing protein — translation MKEIISYSTLNQTTHKISAKSKGASRKSAKAFSCSLLSLAVLATPVLAKNIHVATYGSDSASGAWDAPYKTINHAVAQAQSGDVIKVRAGTYREQVDIINKSNITIMPNGTQQVIISGADVVGSTWNEDPYRPGIFKAWLDSSQIETDYTQVFVNGQFQQMARFPDNISGDMLNPTDVQSGYAVITNATKPQGTGVRSKVTFTWHDGVPYLPDVTFSEDAVVRGLIGKLRNNIFSANTDGAAIQKDGNRLLSFVGTNDGVWKNADAYSSPEGFGFIFDLEVLDRAGEWFYKPNNNVLYYKPANGNMNGLTVEAKKRKLALNLQNSDNITIENIHVVAATMKVNSSDDLHVNGCSFQYLHPFLYRRGYGVLKEGIVIDDSDNGVYENSLIAHTWGSGFVLNSGNNNKIHNNVIEDIGWLGQFTVSIFNEAENTEITQNTLGRASRFHIRTTKSVKSTITDNDMFEAMAMGEDAGSIMMTSTGQTDYLDLKDTEIAYNKIRDMHGIPAMDTKPFYNRQTVKALYLEDVDNYTVHHNLIYNISGVGYTRKTEGNAIEPDGSIIYLGPRSRSMTRKVNYYNNTFYNYDSFMNIWHHSDVDKNIHGLVADGNMKNNIMMSNKAHKLGGTYVTLTLPQHKFKSTGKISDIKEYSLTDYVAEIAKAPYNYTINASNNTVFTETQYSNNFQDAANGNFRQYSGSAQNSNGVSITGITGSAPIARGAYEGSTTWDKERVYRAGASVTAADFPVF, via the coding sequence ATGAAGGAAATAATTAGCTACTCAACACTAAATCAAACAACTCATAAAATTAGCGCTAAAAGCAAAGGCGCTAGTCGTAAAAGTGCTAAAGCATTTAGTTGTTCTTTATTGTCATTAGCCGTTTTAGCAACACCGGTATTGGCAAAAAATATCCATGTCGCCACTTATGGTAGCGACTCCGCATCGGGTGCTTGGGATGCACCCTACAAAACTATTAATCATGCAGTGGCTCAGGCGCAAAGTGGCGATGTAATCAAAGTGCGTGCAGGAACTTATCGTGAGCAAGTTGATATCATAAATAAAAGCAATATCACCATTATGCCTAATGGCACTCAACAGGTGATAATCTCGGGTGCCGATGTGGTCGGCAGTACTTGGAATGAAGATCCATATCGTCCGGGTATCTTTAAAGCTTGGCTAGATAGCAGCCAGATCGAAACCGACTACACCCAAGTTTTTGTCAATGGTCAATTCCAGCAAATGGCGCGTTTTCCGGATAATATCAGCGGCGATATGCTAAACCCAACGGATGTCCAAAGCGGCTATGCAGTGATCACCAACGCCACCAAACCGCAAGGTACAGGCGTGCGCTCTAAAGTCACTTTTACTTGGCATGATGGTGTACCTTATTTGCCAGATGTGACTTTTTCAGAAGATGCAGTGGTGCGTGGCTTAATCGGTAAGTTACGCAATAATATCTTTTCGGCCAATACCGATGGCGCAGCTATTCAAAAAGATGGTAATCGCTTATTGAGTTTTGTTGGCACCAATGACGGTGTGTGGAAAAACGCTGATGCTTACAGCTCGCCAGAAGGTTTTGGTTTTATCTTCGATTTAGAAGTATTAGACAGAGCTGGAGAGTGGTTCTACAAACCCAACAACAATGTACTGTACTACAAGCCTGCCAACGGCAATATGAATGGTTTAACCGTTGAAGCGAAAAAGCGTAAATTAGCGCTTAATCTGCAAAATTCAGACAATATTACCATCGAAAATATTCATGTTGTTGCAGCGACCATGAAGGTAAATAGCTCAGACGATTTGCACGTTAATGGCTGTTCATTTCAGTACTTGCATCCATTCCTTTACCGTCGCGGTTACGGTGTGTTGAAAGAGGGTATAGTGATCGACGATTCCGATAATGGTGTTTATGAAAACAGCTTAATCGCTCATACCTGGGGCAGTGGCTTTGTTCTAAATTCAGGTAATAATAACAAGATCCACAATAACGTTATTGAAGATATAGGCTGGTTAGGTCAGTTCACTGTATCTATTTTTAACGAAGCAGAAAATACCGAGATCACGCAAAACACATTAGGCCGTGCGTCACGCTTCCATATTCGCACCACTAAGTCGGTTAAATCGACCATTACCGACAACGATATGTTTGAAGCCATGGCAATGGGTGAAGATGCAGGCTCGATTATGATGACCAGCACAGGCCAAACTGACTACCTTGATTTAAAAGATACCGAAATCGCCTATAACAAGATCCGCGATATGCATGGTATTCCGGCGATGGATACTAAGCCTTTTTACAACCGCCAAACGGTCAAAGCCCTGTACTTAGAAGATGTTGATAACTACACAGTGCATCACAACCTAATCTATAACATCAGCGGCGTTGGCTATACACGTAAAACCGAAGGCAACGCGATAGAGCCAGATGGCAGCATTATTTACCTTGGCCCACGCTCACGCAGCATGACGCGTAAGGTTAATTACTACAACAATACCTTCTATAACTACGATAGCTTTATGAACATTTGGCACCATTCAGATGTTGATAAGAATATTCATGGTTTAGTCGCTGACGGTAATATGAAAAACAATATTATGATGTCGAACAAGGCGCATAAACTGGGTGGTACCTACGTGACCTTAACCTTGCCACAGCATAAGTTTAAGTCGACAGGCAAAATCTCGGATATTAAAGAATACAGCTTAACGGATTACGTTGCCGAGATCGCCAAAGCGCCATACAACTACACCATTAATGCTTCGAACAACACCGTATTTACCGAAACCCAATATAGTAATAATTTTCAAGACGCAGCAAACGGTAACTTTAGGCAATACAGCGGCTCGGCGCAAAACTCGAACGGTGTGTCAATTACCGGGATCACAGGTTCTGCACCAATCGCCCGCGGCGCCTATGAAGGCTCAACCACTTGGGATAAAGAACGCGTATACAGAGCAGGGGCGAGTGTAACCGCAGCTGACTTTCCGGTGTTTTAG
- a CDS encoding NosD domain-containing protein, with protein MLWITSTLAFSAPIYAKNIHVAPYGDDAASGAWDAPFQTINRAVEEANEGDVVLIRAGTYREQVNIKGKTGITLRPNGNQQVIISGADIVESNWSADPNRPGVFRATLNSSEIETDYTQVFVNGKFEQMARFPDNISGDMLNPMDPLSGYAVITDANKPEGTGVYSEVNFTTHRGVPSLPDIDFSNEAVVRGLIGKLRNNIFSASTDGADIQTDGSGVVSFIGTNNGVWKNSPAYTSPEGFGYIFDLEVLDRPGEWFYKRKDNTLYYMPVTGSMHGFTVEAKTRKWALNIDNSDDIKIENIHVMAASMKVNNSDDLHVSGSSFQYLHPFLYRRSYGVLKEGIVVDNSDRGIYENNLVAKTWGSGFILNSGNDNVIRNNIIEDIGWLGQFTVALFNEAENTQIVQNTFGRASRFHIRTTKSVKSTITDNHMYEAMAMGEDAGAIMMTSTGQTEYLDLKDTEIAYNRIHDLNGIPAMDTKPYYSRQTIKAFYLEDVDNYTVHHNLVYNITGVGYERITEGKAVEPDGSIIYLGPRTRSMTRKVNYFNNTFYNYDGFMGIWHHSDVEQNIHGLIADGNIVNNIMMKDKKSKLGGTYMTVTLPQHKSVATGKISDISEYSIVDYVAAIAEAPYYYTINQSSNTEFNETQFNNNFRDISTGNFRQYNGSAQNSNGEPIEGITGPEPIARGAYEGATTEDKERVFNAGSSVTRDAFPNADEMDFIPQPEPEEPEPAVDPSIQFVDSEQYTATSFLQSETLNVAVSYEAGTGHTVSNTLGGVRISLRLIEVVTDPATGKNKWVMQSETLIKDGSAIGQQTGIANAAIPLAGLTPTAELPASQFYFLYTLFDNTNGDRKTLGIRGINIEGDFDGDGVSDALDNDDDNDGVEDALDAFPFDASESVDTDGDGIGNNADEDDDGDSVADSDDVFPLNSSEWADFDGDGQGDNADLDDDNDGVADTVDVHLGVVSGNVMVAGVDTGIGNRVNSAGMPLAVQVVTADADCTATSKNAGQYNSCLAKAFNTLKAQGDIAGHEKGHLQSIVAKNK; from the coding sequence TTGTTATGGATAACCTCAACTCTTGCGTTTTCAGCGCCAATTTACGCTAAAAACATTCATGTCGCACCTTATGGTGACGATGCCGCTAGCGGTGCTTGGGATGCGCCTTTTCAAACCATTAATCGTGCAGTAGAAGAAGCAAATGAAGGTGATGTAGTTCTAATCCGCGCAGGTACTTATCGCGAGCAAGTTAATATTAAAGGCAAAACAGGTATTACCCTGCGTCCAAATGGCAATCAACAAGTCATCATCTCGGGTGCTGATATTGTTGAAAGTAACTGGAGTGCCGACCCTAACCGTCCTGGTGTTTTCAGAGCCACGCTAAACAGCAGTGAAATTGAAACCGACTACACCCAAGTTTTTGTCAACGGTAAGTTTGAGCAGATGGCTCGTTTCCCTGATAACATCAGTGGCGACATGCTTAATCCTATGGATCCGTTAAGTGGTTACGCTGTCATTACTGATGCCAACAAACCTGAAGGTACGGGCGTTTATTCTGAAGTCAACTTTACCACGCATCGCGGTGTGCCTAGCTTGCCCGATATCGATTTTTCTAACGAAGCTGTCGTTCGCGGTTTAATTGGTAAATTACGCAATAACATCTTTTCTGCATCAACCGATGGTGCCGATATTCAAACCGATGGCTCGGGTGTTGTCAGTTTTATCGGCACTAACAACGGCGTTTGGAAAAATTCGCCAGCATACACTTCACCGGAAGGTTTCGGTTATATATTCGATCTTGAAGTGCTTGATAGACCGGGTGAGTGGTTCTACAAACGCAAAGACAATACACTGTATTACATGCCGGTTACTGGCTCAATGCATGGTTTTACAGTAGAGGCAAAAACGCGTAAATGGGCACTAAACATAGATAACTCAGACGATATTAAAATTGAGAATATCCATGTAATGGCCGCTTCGATGAAGGTGAATAACTCAGATGATTTGCATGTGAGTGGCAGCTCATTCCAGTATTTACACCCGTTTTTATACCGTCGTAGTTATGGTGTGTTGAAAGAAGGTATCGTGGTTGATAATTCTGATCGCGGTATTTACGAGAACAACTTAGTTGCGAAAACTTGGGGTAGTGGTTTTATTCTTAATTCGGGTAACGATAACGTTATTCGCAACAATATTATCGAAGATATTGGTTGGTTAGGCCAGTTTACTGTGGCGTTATTTAACGAAGCGGAAAACACCCAAATTGTGCAAAACACTTTTGGTCGAGCGTCTCGCTTCCATATTCGTACCACTAAATCCGTTAAGTCGACCATTACCGACAACCATATGTATGAAGCGATGGCGATGGGTGAAGATGCGGGTGCGATCATGATGACCAGCACGGGCCAAACCGAATATCTTGATCTTAAAGATACTGAAATTGCCTACAACCGCATTCATGATTTAAATGGTATTCCGGCTATGGATACCAAGCCATACTACAGCCGCCAAACCATTAAAGCGTTTTATCTAGAAGACGTAGACAACTACACGGTTCACCATAACTTGGTATATAACATTACCGGCGTCGGTTACGAGCGGATCACCGAAGGTAAAGCAGTTGAGCCAGATGGCAGCATTATTTACCTTGGGCCAAGAACCCGTAGCATGACACGTAAGGTTAATTACTTTAATAACACCTTCTACAACTACGATGGTTTTATGGGTATTTGGCATCATTCTGATGTCGAGCAAAACATTCATGGCTTGATTGCCGACGGTAATATCGTCAACAACATCATGATGAAGGATAAAAAGTCGAAGCTTGGTGGCACATACATGACAGTGACGCTACCTCAGCATAAATCGGTAGCGACGGGTAAAATTTCGGATATTTCGGAGTACAGTATTGTTGATTATGTTGCGGCCATTGCTGAAGCGCCGTATTACTACACCATTAATCAATCTAGCAATACTGAATTTAACGAAACTCAATTCAATAACAACTTTAGAGATATCAGCACCGGCAACTTTAGACAGTACAATGGTTCGGCGCAAAACTCTAATGGCGAACCAATTGAAGGGATTACCGGACCAGAGCCAATCGCGCGTGGTGCCTATGAAGGTGCGACAACTGAAGATAAAGAGCGTGTATTTAATGCGGGTAGTAGTGTAACGCGTGATGCATTTCCTAATGCCGACGAAATGGACTTTATACCGCAGCCTGAGCCAGAAGAACCAGAGCCAGCCGTTGACCCTAGCATTCAATTCGTTGATAGCGAGCAATATACCGCTACTAGCTTCTTACAATCCGAAACATTAAATGTTGCGGTTAGCTATGAAGCAGGCACAGGCCATACTGTCTCTAATACATTGGGTGGTGTGCGCATATCGTTACGTTTGATTGAGGTAGTAACTGATCCAGCAACAGGTAAAAATAAGTGGGTCATGCAAAGCGAAACCTTAATCAAAGATGGCAGCGCCATCGGCCAACAAACCGGTATCGCCAACGCAGCCATCCCATTAGCTGGTTTAACCCCAACTGCGGAGCTTCCTGCTAGTCAGTTCTACTTCTTATATACCTTGTTTGACAACACCAATGGTGATCGTAAGACCTTAGGGATCAGAGGCATCAACATAGAAGGCGACTTTGATGGTGATGGTGTATCTGATGCGTTGGATAACGACGATGACAACGACGGAGTTGAAGATGCACTAGATGCTTTCCCATTCGACGCCAGTGAATCAGTGGATACTGATGGAGATGGGATTGGCAACAATGCCGATGAAGATGACGACGGTGATTCAGTAGCGGATAGTGATGACGTGTTCCCGCTTAATAGCTCTGAATGGGCAGACTTTGATGGTGACGGTCAGGGCGATAACGCTGATCTTGATGACGATAATGATGGTGTTGCCGATACAGTCGACGTTCATCTTGGTGTTGTATCAGGCAATGTTATGGTTGCAGGTGTTGATACGGGTATTGGCAATCGCGTTAACTCTGCAGGTATGCCATTAGCTGTACAAGTAGTAACCGCAGATGCCGATTGTACCGCGACTAGTAAGAATGCTGGCCAGTATAATAGCTGTCTAGCAAAAGCGTTTAATACGTTAAAAGCGCAAGGTGACATTGCGGGCCACGAAAAAGGCCATTTGCAAAGTATTGTAGCTAAAAACAAATAG